The following nucleotide sequence is from Drosophila takahashii strain IR98-3 E-12201 chromosome 3L, DtakHiC1v2, whole genome shotgun sequence.
taatgaaataaaaaaatcggttttattagtataagaaatccaataaaatgttctcatgaaaacgctgtaaaccgaaattaaagcatacaatgaacaatagatacaatgaatagttaaaattacttccattcaagatttaatcctcagaattgtttttccatcagaaaaatctctacaattttgggattttcaactttggcgtcgaattccaaagacatgggcaatggttcacaatggggactattttttaggaatgccttgatgtattgagagtaggtcctaccgaaaataataaaggttgggccaattatataggccacgtaattcaaaatgtcggcaaacataggttttttgtattcttagctataccgcggaacctgaaggtgatggaaaataattttgtatgggacttttactcaggagcacccaaatatcatggaaaacttgaaatggttcgttgaaatttttggctgtgtacctgtgatatcaattcaatatgtttaaaattagaatttatgccaaaaaaacgcgAAAAAAACCATAGTGCGCAGGTGCAAAATCTACTTTGACCGTCGACGGCCATTCcatatttaaatgacacacGTTGACAGGCGACTGCTGGAAAAGGGCACAATGTCCTTGTAGGCGTTTCAGTCCCGTCTCAGATTCTGTTCAGTGACGTACCGCCGCAGAAGCTACTGCTGTCGCGGGTCGCGtcaaagaattatttaaatgactgttcagatctatatatatgaactccttctgcagcagatccttttgctttctgccgtAATAAATGTTCAAGCAGCATAACGAGGgatgttgttattgctttcatcatagcagcaatgtttccacgctgttcaaatgctgttctgcgattacaattatcaataacaaattatttaaatccattgtttatttcagctcgcaaatgacaatagcagaacagctgttttcagacgcgtttgccaatggaaacacctcACGTCCGCCTATCGGGTGCCAAttgaaaatacacaaaaataccgaaaaaaccgcATAGTAGAAAAATGCctttagccgaactgagtactaggctttataGTTATGTTCagttatgcggttattccactacattgttcggTTCATTCATTATAGCATTCATTAGAGGCTAAGAAagggacaaatatatatgctttttttgggatttgttcGGATAGGATGGCTTGGTCACTTTATaactcaaatatatttaactggtTAAATCATTAAAGTTGAATgctgtaaaattaatagtgtTCGGTGCCACGAAATCAGACATTTTTACCACgttcttaaaatgttttgggcTATTcaaaatacatatgtaattgtttttaaatttatcaaagtTACGGGAGAGTTGGAGGGGGGGGGggagcgaagggcagtgcgagcgagcgagatgtggacatctggagaaaactgccgctcgacactgcctcccGAAATTAAACGCCCTTTTAGCGTGATCAGTATTGTTCTTATTTGTTATGGTCTgccagaaataaagaaaataagcattaacaaaatcaaaacataccAAACGACCGCGTACCTGGGTTAGAGAGGAGCAACAGATGCCGATACTAGGGATGGCCTGGGAATGGAGAACTGGTTCCGGAGTCGTGCTGGTTCGTGGCGGAACTAGTAGAATAGTGGGCTTAAGCTAGGTTTAAATTTCGGAAAACTCTCTCTCGAAAATGGAATTGAGCCGACTTACAAGAAGGGCAACTAAAGGGCAAATCAGACCCATCTAGAAGCGGAGAAAGAGTAGTCGTGCCTGtgggaaaaaaaattccaatgtGAGAGTGCAAGTtgtagataaaaaaaatataaattaaagtgtTTTTGTGTTCGCAGCTTCCGGCGCCAAATTCAAAGTCTGGGAGTCTGCGAGGAAAAGGAATTAAACTTGGAGGAAACCATAGGAAAATTGATTATCGCCGCCCACATCTGGGTGGTGccaggttttttttattttaagtttagtgttaaagttaataaaaccATATAATAATCAACAATAACCACAAACCACAAACTACAAACTACAAACTACGAATCTGCTTctactaaattaaaatattaatgtaaccctatatatatatatattatttattcatttatttatacttataaCTATTTATTCATGTGTGATGTAATCGTCCCTGTGGTACCCAGGTTAGGGAATTGTTAAGAAATGAATGTCATTTATATGAACTTTGTGAATTAAagtggaaaagaaaaatgagcGAGTAGAGAGTTAAAAATGGGGTGAGGTGACGCGTAAAAGACCCAGTATCCAGTGTCGGGGAGTTGATTGAAAGGTACATCAGCTCAAGGATGGGAGGGTGTATTCCGCGGCCATTAACAGCAGGTCCGCAGTCCTTGTTTccattcatttttaaagtgtCATCAAgtctgaataaaataaataatactgtGTGCCGACAAATCCAACCATCGTGGTCATACTCACGCTTGAGATATCCGATTGCTAGCCGGAATCCGATGGTTGGATCACCAAAATAAGTCGAGACATAACAGAGTGGCGCCCaaagaaaacataataaaaagacagaaaaaaagaaaagaaagagaaTCTCCGGCTGGTCCTCGACAACTGGTGGTGGTCCTGCATAATTGCTACCAAGAGCAAATCGTAGAAGTCCCACTAAGAGGCGAGAGACGCAGCCACGTAGGATGATCGCTGAGATGCCCACGACCGGGACCCCGACAGGAGGCAGAAATATCCTGGTTCGGCGAGGCCCATCAAGGGCGTCGGAAGAAGAAGTCTATGAACACCTATAAAGACGGCGAAAAGTCAGAATCAACCAAAAGGAGATCAGGTTCGGTAGCTTACAACATCCAGCGGTCGTGGTCCTTGTGGAAAAGGTTGCGGAAAGCAACACACATGTAGTCCGGCCAAAGAAGGTGAAAGCTGCTGAAAAGAAACAAGAAGGATAAGGAATATGAAAGTACAGTGGGCTGGGTAAAATATTCGTCACTCACCCTACCTAGCAGACAAaagagaaaaacagaaaagttaAGAAAAAGAAGGGAAGAAAAGATATGTCAGAAAGCGAAAGAAACAGGCAGACATTCAATAGAAAAATTAGAAGAAGTTTAGAGTTTTTTTTGAACCGCGGATCCGAAATAATGACTCCGCCAGCTACACGTTCCCAAGCCAACCAGAAAGTGAACCGAGACATAAAGGATATCACTCCTCCCCAGGGGTTTATGATGGATGGTAGCGCAGCCTTTGAGATCAGCGACCAGCAGGATATGACGGGAGCAGTGGGGGGCGTGGAAGCACATATTAGCGACGGAGTTCCCCGCGGCGACCAACACAATCTCACTAGCGATGAGGAAGGGAAGAGTCCTGTGCATTTAGGTAAAGAAATAGAGTCAGCCATTAATTTAGCTCTATTACAAGCTCATGAAACTTACCGTAAAGCGGCGTCCATTGAGGTCTCTGCTTTCCAGAAGCAAATGCAACAGGAGATGATGAATTTCATGAAGGAAATCAATCAGATCGTCCGCCCTACAGGGAAGGCACAGGCAGACACTCAGGAGCCTCCTCCTAGACCATCGATGGAAGCAGCCAGGCCTAATCCAGCGCAGCAGCGAGCTGATGGCAGACTCTGGGAAGAGCAACAGAGGGTATGGGCGGGTTGGCATCAGTATAGCCAACCACCGCCTTTGTTCAGGCCAGGAGTTTCAGCTGCCGGAAGTTTGAATGGGAATCCAAGTGGCGGGCATAGGGATTACAAACCCGAGATGAGCCATCCCAGGAAGTGGGGTATATCCTTCGATGGCGGACCTAGGGGAATGCCAATTGGTGAATTTATATTCCGGATAGAGCATCTACAGATGGCTTACCAAGTCACGTGGGAAGAGGTCCTTCGATCGTTTCACTGCCTAGTAGATGGTCAAGCCAAGGAGTGGTTTTGGATGCACGTACGCACAACGGGATTGAGGGATTGGCCAAATCTAAAAAACGCGCTGCAACAACGTTTCCAAACGCTGCGTTCGAACTTCGAGCGTGAGCGAGAACTACGCGAGCGAAAGCAACGACCAGGAGAGAGCGTGGATGAATATCTGCAGGCGATGCTGAGCCTCCGATCCCAGTTGGACATCAACATGTCCGACCACGACCTAATAAGGACAATTAAAGTAAACATCAGAGACGGGATATCGAGGATAATATATCCGATGTGGTTAACTAACCTGGAACAGCTGAGGGAGGAATGCCACGAAGCCGAGAGGGTTTTGGCCAATCGCTGGTCGCGCACATCCGGGATGCAAGAGCACCAGAGACCACCGAGGGAGAAGCACCAGGTTCACGAGGCATACATATCCCAGGAGCCAGACGAGGACTCTGAGTTTGTAGAGGCCATTTCCCGGGGCAGAGAAGGCGGAGCGCAAAGTACGTTGGTCTGCTACAATTGCTCTATGCCGGGACACACGTATTACACGTGCGACTCGGAGGTCCTTAATAAGTTCTGCTACCGATGCGGGCGACAGGGAGTACGATTTACTCGGTGTCCGAAATGTCAGGCGGGAAACGCGAGATGGAGCTTGACGCAACCGGAGGAGTCCCGCTCCCATCCCAAGACGACAAATTAACTGCCTCCGAGGATCTGAAATATATGttaaaagataaatataaGTCAGTGTGTAAgaagatattaataaataaaaataaaaacaaggtAAATATAGGAACAAAATACGTGGCCAGACCGATTGAAGAAAGGGAACGCGACTATCAGCAGGCAAGGGAAAGGATATTTGGAGAACCAAGGGGAGATAGCCATTCCCGCAAGTCGGCGAGGATAATCCGAGCCCGGAGGCGTTACCAGCAACGAAAACAGGAACGAAGAGAGGTCTGCACAGCTATAATATCAGCAGCTACGACGGAAAACCGAGCGTTTGCCGAGGTATTGGTTGCAAATCACCCAATGCAGGGGCTGCTTGACACGGGAGCATCGAAGAGCATCCTAGGAGACGGGTGTATGGACCTGGTAAAGCGGCTGGAACTAGAAGTATTGAAAGTGAGATCTACAGTACAGACAGCAGGCGGGGCAACACACCGGATAGCGGGTCGCATAGAGGTGGACGTTTGCTATAAACAGGAAACTCACCGCATATCATTGCTCCTATGTCCCTCACTGCGGCAAAAACTATACTTGGGAATAGACTTTTGGCGGAAATTTTCATTAGCTCCGGACGTCGTGGGGGTAGGTGAATTGTCGTCGATTGAGAATGAGTTCCATGTTACGAGCGAACCGGTAGAACCACACATCCTGTCTGAGGAAGAGAAAACACAGTTGGAGTTAGTACAGGATAAGTTTCTAACTTACGAAAGACACGGCATGGGACTGACGGAATTGGAAACGCATTCCATACAACTGGAGGCAGGAACAGTCCCAGTCAAGGAAAGGTTCTATCCGGTGTCACCAAAAGTCCAGGAATTGCTCTATGCGGAAGTAGACGAAATGTTGCGATTAGGTGTAATCGAGACTAGTGAAAGCCCTTGGAACAATAGAGTTACTCTGGTCCAAAAACCTGGGAAAAACCGGTTATGCTTAGATGCGAGGAAACTCAATAAGGTAACGATCAAGGATGCTTACCCATTGCAGAATATAGAGTCGATTCTGAGCCGAGTGGATGAAACCATCTACATTAGCAGTGTGGATTTAAAGCATGCGTTCTGGCAAATTGAGCTGGACCAAAAAAGTAGGGAGTACACTGCATTCACCATCCCGGGAAGGCCGTTGTATCAATTTCGGAGGATGCCGTTCGGTTTATGTAACGCTGCTCAACGGCTATGTCGACTCATGGACCGGGTCATCCCTCAGAAGCTCAGGAGCAACGTCTTTGTGTACCTAGACGATCTGTTGATTATTTCGAAAACGTTCAAGGATCATATGCGGATACTTACCGAGGTTGCCAAGAGTTTACAAAACGCCAACCTCACGATCGGGCTACACAAATCCAAGTTCTGCTTCCGATTCCTGAAGTATCTGGGTTTTGTAATCGGAGAGGGCTCCTTGAGGACAGATCCGGGGAAGATTCAGGCAATAGCCaagatcccagtgccaaagaATGTGAGACAGTTGAGGAGTTTCCTAGGAACAGCTGGATGGTACAGGCGGTTCATTCGAGGTTTTTCAGATGTATCGGCGCCTCTGACGGACTGTTTGAAGTCAAAGACCAAGTTCAAGTGGACACCTGCAGCAGAAGAGGCATTTAACAAACTGAAAACAGCACTCACCTCAGCTCCCGTGCTGATACATCCAGATTTTCAGAGCAGATTCTTCGTCCAATGCGACGCGAGCCATGTGGGGATTGGTGCGGTTCTCTTCCAAATGGATGTGGATGGAAATGAGAGACCGATAGCGTTTTACTCTCAGAAGCTGCGAGGAGCTCAATTGAACTATACGGTGACAGAAAAGGAGTGCTTAGCCGCAGTGAAAGCTGTGAACAGATTTCGCCCATATATAGAACTCTTACCCTTCACAGTCATCACCGATCATTCCAGTCTTCAATGGCTCATGACGCTAAAAGACCTAAACGGACGATTGGCGCGGTGGTCGTTGGCGTTACAGGCATATGATTTCCAAATAGAGCACCGGAAGGGGAAAGATAACGTGGTGGCAGACATGTTGTCCCGTATCCCGGAGGTAGAAGCCATTGAGGTGTTCGATTTTGAAACCATTGAATTCGAAAGTCCCGAGTATCTGGAAAGAATCCAAACGGTGAAGGAAAATGCGGAGCAGTTTCCAGATTTAGTGGTGGAAGACGGCCTCTTGCTCAAGCGAGTAGACTTTGTGACCGGGGACACACAGGAATTTCCGTGGAAGCTGTGGATTCCGGAAGCGTTAACTAATACGTTAATCCAGCAAGCACACGACAGCGATACCGCGATGCATGGAGGCATAGGTCGCACGCTTAACAGGCTTAGGCAGTTCTACTACTGGCCCAAAATGGCAATCCAGGtgaaaaactatgtaaaagaCTGCAACATCTGCAAGGAAACCAAACACACAACCCAGATGACTAGGCCGAAAATGGGCAAACAAACAATCACCTCACGACCCATGCAGCAGCTGTATATGGATTTCCTGGGAAAATATCCACGGTCGAAAAGGGGCAACTGCTACATATTGGTAGTGCTGGATCATCTGACGAAGTTTGTTTGGTTAAAAGCAATGCCAAAAGCGACAGCAGACGCAGTCGTCAGATATCTGGAGTCGGAAATATGGCATGAGTTTGGTGTTCCAGAGATAATACTCACCGACAACGGAGTCCAATTTGTAGCAAGCCGGTTTCAAAGTTTCCTGGAGAAGTATCAAATTCGTCATAAGAGGACCGGCAGGTATGCTCCACAGTCGAATGCCTCAGAGCGCGTGAACCAATCCGTACTTGCGGCTATTAGGATCCATGTAGGGGAAGACCACACACGTTGGGATGACAAGATAGTCGAGATTCAAGGTTCTCTGCGAAGTGCCGTCCACAATAGCACTGGTGTCTCCCCATACTTTGCCATGTTTGGCCAACACATGTTCCTGAGCGGGCAGGATTATAGGATAGCCCGAAAACTAGACGCCGTAAACGACGCCCAGATACAGAGTCTATCTCGAACGGATCGGCTTCAACTAATAAGAGAAAAGGTAACAGAACGCATTAATGAAACATATGAGAGATCAGCCAAACAATATAATAGAAGAGCTAAAGAAATCAAGTACCTACCTGGCCAAGAAATCTTTAAGCGAAACTTCATCCTCAGCGATTTCAAGAACAACATAAATGCCAAGTTTTGTCGCAAATACTTCAAGTGCCGCATAGTAAGACCCGTAGGGAATAACCTATATGAGCTGGAAACATTACAAGGGAAACGATTGGGAGTATTTCATGCAAAAGATTTGAAACAATAATTGCAGCATAGGTACATGCATACGTGCAAATACGTACCCAAGTAATGGCCCGGCTAACCCTTTCAGAACGGCAGGACGAATATATCTCagggcgtgggcgtggcctgCGTTGGGCTACTGGCAGCCTCAATTGTACTCCTGTTCCATTGACAAGTAAACGAAACCGTAGTGTGGTGTTATGGTCTgccagaaataaagaaaataagcattaacaaaatcaaaacataccAAACGACCGCGTACCTGGGTTAGAGAGGAGCAACAGATGCCGATACTAGGGATGGCCTGGGAATGGAGAACTGGTTCCGGAGTCGTGCTGGTTCGTGGCGGAACTAGTAGAATAGTGGGCTTAAGCTAGGTTTAAATTTCGGAAAACTCTCTCTCGAAAATGGAATTGAGCCGACTTACAAGAAGGGCAACTAAAGGGCAAATCAGACCCATCTAGAAGCGGAGAAAGAGTAGTCGTGCCTGtgggaaaaaaaattccaatgtGAGAGTGCAAGTtgtagataaaaaaaatataaattaaagtgtTTTTGTGTTCGCAGCTTCCGGCGCCAAATTCAAAGTCTGGGAGTCTGCGAGGAAAAGGAATTAAACTTGGAGGAAACCATAGGAAAATTGATTATCGCCGCCCACATCTGGGTGGTGccaggttttttttattttaagtttagtgttaaagttaataaaaccATATAATAATCAACAATAACCACAAACCACAAACTACAAACTACAAACTACGAATCTGCTTctactaaattaaaatattaatgtaaccctatatatatatatattatttattcatttatttatacttataaCTATTTATTCATGTGTGATGTAATCGTCCCTGTGGTACCCAGGTTAGGGAATTGTTAAGAAATGAATGTCATTTATATGAACTTTGTGAATTAAagtggaaaagaaaaatgagcGAGTAGAGAGTTAAAAATGGGGTGAGGTGACGCGTAAAAGACCCAGTATCCAGTGTCGGGGAGTTGATTGAAAGGTACATCAGCTCAAGGATGGGAGGGTGTATTCCGCGGCCATTAACAGCAGGTCCGCAGTCCTTGTTTccattcatttttaaagtgtCATCAAgtctgaataaaataaataatactgtGTGCCGACAAATCCAACCATCGTGGTCATACTCACGCTTGAGATATCCGATTGCTAGCCGGAATCCGATGGTTGGATCACCAAAATAAGTCGAGACAtaacatatttgtttttagCACATTATTAGTCGCAAATGGTTTGACAATTCAACCGAAaagaatcaaatcaatttttattattgatcccaATGCACAGTAGCTCTAAAGAATAAGCAAaattgtaggggagagtgggcaatttcgtcagcattttttcaaagctattttttgtccatcttgagacacgttatcatatttatatatgtattgttgaatgcggttagcaccaagctttaaaatgcgACATTCcccttattttttaattaccttggtgatttataaaaaattaaaaagtaaaaccaatatactggggcaaacccgccacataggggggtaaaatcgccacatcactggggcaatttcgtcaacTGAAAAATGGAAGGAATTTTACTCCTGTAAAtttgctacactgatcaagcgtaccatttttgttgacgttagccagctcgtcaaataaaaaaatatgtatttaaaataggggCGAATTTACtctaagcatagggtggcgaaatttccccacacag
It contains:
- the LOC138912957 gene encoding uncharacterized protein encodes the protein MSESERNRQTFNRKIRRSLEFFLNRGSEIMTPPATRSQANQKVNRDIKDITPPQGFMMDGSAAFEISDQQDMTGAVGGVEAHISDGVPRGDQHNLTSDEEGKSPVHLAASIEVSAFQKQMQQEMMNFMKEINQIVRPTGKAQADTQEPPPRPSMEAARPNPAQQRADGRLWEEQQRVWAGWHQYSQPPPLFRPGVSAAGSLNGNPSGGHRDYKPEMSHPRKWGISFDGGPRGMPIGEFIFRIEHLQMAYQVTWEEVLRSFHCLVDGQAKEWFWMHVRTTGLRDWPNLKNALQQRFQTLRSNFERERELRERKQRPGESVDEYLQAMLSLRSQLDINMSDHDLIRTIKVNIRDGISRIIYPMWLTNLEQLREECHEAERVLANRWSRTSGMQEHQRPPREKHQVHEAYISQEPDEDSEFVEAISRGREGGAQSTLVCYNCSMPGHTYYTCDSEVLNKFCYRCGRQGVRFTRCPKCQAGNARWSLTQPEESRSHPKTTN
- the LOC138913195 gene encoding uncharacterized protein isoform X2 produces the protein MTNLILLQETLKPACYKLDSVVDDPALPICSSCPFSTVDIFPGNPYTAAAWVVRYSGLSNSMVSKSNTSMASTSGIRDNMSATTLSFPFRCSIWKSYACNANDHRANRPFRSFSVMSH
- the LOC138913195 gene encoding uncharacterized protein isoform X1, translating into MMFSLPGSGDSRRMLDRISDGLKSDATPPCRSRISFDSGDSANFCGTTTLSPLLDGSDLPFSCPSFPPRTSTTPEPVLHSQAIPSIGICCSSLTQVRGRLVCFDFVNAYFLYFWQTITPHYGFVYLSMEQEYN
- the LOC138913195 gene encoding uncharacterized protein isoform X3, whose product is MMFSLPGSGDSRRMLDRISDGLKSDATPPCRSRISFDSGDSANFCGTTTLSPLLDGSDLPFSCPSFPPRTSTTPEPVLHSQAIPSIGICCSSLTQTITPHYGFVYLSMEQEYN
- the LOC138913195 gene encoding uncharacterized protein isoform X4, which gives rise to MGLICPLVALLLKPTILLVPPRTSTTPEPVLHSQAIPSIGICCSSLTQTITPHYGFVYLSMEQEYN